The genomic segment AAATAAGACAGCACCATCTACGTGAAGATTGATCTTTGGCATACTAACTCCTTATGAATAGAGCAACGTTCTATTCTATATAGTAATAGTAATGCGTATGATTTCCTGAAGCAAGTTAATTATAATTTATTTAGTAAGGGAATACAGATTTCTAATCTATCAGGTTCGCTCTTCCTATCGATTGTACCACCAGTATAACTAGAGACAAATCTTTTTCAAAAGGAATAATTTTTAATAAACCCATGGCAAGAAGAATCATAAGAATGAGTCAATCACATATAGATCTTTAATGGGATTCACATTAATAATAAGGCCTGTGGCTTACTAAAATCCCAATGTAAGAAAACGATGATCCCCCATGCTAGAAAGGTAAAGACCAGCATAACTATAAAATAATTAAACATATACTTGTTTCGATGGGCCATCATTGCCCCCCAGTGTTATTTAAGAATAGTATATATTTTTATTAACTTAATGGGCATCAGTTTTCCCTTCCTAAGGTTTACAGCTCAGTTATTACCAATTTTTATAACTAACTAAAAAGTCAGTATTTTGTTTTTAAAAATGAATTATTGCTATATATTGTTGTTAATAAAGGAAATAAAAGGTAACCAAAAATGGAAGATATACAAAAAAAGTTAATAGAACACCTAATGTATGTAAAAAGTAAAGGATTAGAGGGTAATCAATTATCCTTTAGAAATATGGATCTACGTGGTGAAGTATTTGATAATGTTTATTTTTATAAAGTAGATTTTGATGGAGCGAACCTATCTGGAGCTTCCTTTAAGGGAACAACTCTTGATTCAATCAATATGGAACATACAAATTGTTCTCATTGTGATTTCACCAATAGCCTTTTTCTGGATTGCTACTTGAATGAAAGTGATTTCAGTCAAGCTGTTTGGGATAAGGCTATATTACTGAATTGCTTCACTTATAAAGCGACGAACCTAGAATATAAATCCCCTTCTCATCAAAAACTTATTGATACAGCCCAACATTTCATTGATAACAATGAACGACTAAAGGATACTTATAAAAAGGTTCAAGAAGCCACAGATAACATTCTAAAGCCCGAGGTACTTTATCATGCTTATGTCTATGTTATGGACAATGGTTCTTCTGGTGGAGGATATTATTATATAGATGACCAAGGGAATAGAAATTATCTAAGCCCTATTAGAGACATTATAGACACACAGCTTAGGGACGAATTTGATTGGGCTTATCAACTATTTCCACCTAACACATTAGTCCATAGAACGCTAAAAAGAAGCCAATTACCAACGGTCAAAGGTATGGGAGTTAAAGATCTTCTAGAATACATAAGATCAGATATTATCCCCTTACCATTTCCAGGTTCAAAGTTGCCCGAATATACAGACTTTGAACTCACCTTAAATTATCAATCAAAAGGTGAGGAGCTAGGTCTTAGTCTAAGGGGAATCGATTATAGGACAACTCCGACTACAAAGATTGATAGACTTCCCTATGGATGGGAGGATCCTTTCAAATGCCTTTATTATGCATTAGATGGTAAAATCAAAAAAATCTGGATAAGATATAAAAAAGATTCTCTAATCGCACAATCTATTCCTGCCTTTCCAGAACATAACATTCCTTTGTTTAAAGAGAACCTTGAACTGCCAGATCTCGCTAATGATAATCTTTCTTTAATTTGTGAATACCTCGAATCAGGGGAAGAACATAAAATCAACCATGCGATTAAAAGCATTAAACAAAATCAGCAAACATCAACATTCATTAAGAAACGATATGACAATCTTGTCGCGACTCGTTTACAGAAAACAGAAGTAAATTGGGCAGATTATTCTAAAGGCTTATTAACTCCTATTGATACTAAGATATTTGTAAATGAACAAGAAAGATATAATCTACTGGACAATATTATTACTTTTGAATACTTAAAAGACTATGAAAGTAAAGTGCTTGTTGATTATATGGGTTCTATTATCAAGAACCATTTGGATATGAATTCCTTCATTGATAAAGTTAAAGAAACCTCAGAGGAATCAGAACTGATAACCATTCTTGATACAGAAATCAATCGTATCAAAGCCGAGTTAAACCAAGCATTAGGTATCTATCCTGACGGATGGTATGAAATTCTTCTTAATCGATTACTGAATATCAAGTTATCAAAAGTGACTTTCCAGAAAACGAGCTTTACAGAAGCCAATACATCTCTCGTTCTCAGAGAGTATATGTTCTTCCTGGCTATGCTTGTAGATGCAGAGGAAGAGTCATTTTGCTTTGATATCTATCAATCAGATACTCCTGATTTGACAGAAATGTTTTGGCTTTTCAGATTTGTTCCTGATACGATATGGATTGAGGTGGAACCTTCTTTCCCTAATAGTCCATTAACTTATAAAAGAGACGCTTACTTTAGGACAGAAGATGAAGTAGATTGGGAGCTCTTTCAGGGGGAAGCTAATCGATTAGCAGATAAGGCCGAATCCTATTACAATGAGGGATATTTTAATATAGCTCTGGATTTCATCAATAGAGCTATTGATCTTGAAGACGATAGTCTAAGATTTTACGTGCTTAAAGGAGCCATTTGTGGTTGTTTAGGGTATACAAAGGAATCCCTTGAAGCGATGTCTAAAGCCATAAAGATGGAAGAATCAGAAACAACCTTAACAAATCGCGCTATTCTCTATAAACAAATAGGAGAAGATCAAAAAGCATTAAGGGATATGGAAAGGGTAATTGAAATCGATCCTGACTCTAGTGAAGCCTATACTTTCATTGCTAACATTTATCATAAAATGAAAGATATTGATAAGGTATGGACATATCTGCAATTAGCGGCGACAAAGGATCCCTACAACATGGGAATGCATTTGGATACTATAGAACTATACATGCTTGAAGAATGCTTTGAAGAGGGTGTCCAGTATATCCATGAGTTTGAAGATCAAATATTAGAAGATCAGGAAGAGGGTATGCGCCTTTTGTATCTCTATTTGAAGGCTTGTATATACACAGGTGCTGGTATTTCCATAGAAGCTTTTGAATCAGAATTAAGAGCCCTTCTCTCTCAAAAAATACCAACAGGTTGGTCTCTTAAATATACAAGAGAATGGCTTGATAAAACGAAGATCTCAAAAGAAGCACATGAGAAGATAACAGAACTAACTGATCTATTGGACTATTAGCATCATCAAGAATTGTCATTATTAGTTCCTATATCCCGAGGGTGTTATGCCAGATTATAAGCGTTCTGAAAGTAACCCTGCTCCAATATTTTTTAAATGACCTTAGATAATATATAATTACCTAAGGTCATTATCTACTAATTAAGAGCTCTCATACTTTCCATCCATTGATGAACTTGATCAACTGTCATGAGATTGTAAAAATGAAAACCTTGCTCAGTAGGAGAACCTAGTTGTAGAAACACTTCATTAACCTGCTCAGCACTTATGTCACCAACAAAGTTCCCATATACCAGATCTTCTATTAATTGATCCAATTCCTGATTTTCTTCAGAACTAATAGAGCCAGGATCAACAATTCCTGCTTTTGCAGCGTAAAGCAACTTCATAACAAAAGAAGGGGATTGAGAGATAAAACCTAACATTCCCTGTACCGCTGGTTCAGGTATGCCAGCTAAGTAAACCCAGATATCTTCGTCCCGTTGAGCCAAAACATCTCCCCCATCAGGCCAAATGGCTTTGACCATAGAAGGGACAACCAATTCTCCATTAGAACTATTTGTCAGCAGAACAAAAGCTCTATCCTTTACAGGATCAACCATAATTAAGGTTCTGACTCCCGGTTCTCTTCCATCATGTTCCAGAATGGTTCTACTCTCGGACATTTGTGTTAATCGCCATCCAAGTCCGTAAAACTCTATGGGATTAGGATGTACCGATTGTAAAGTTGACATTTCCTTGAATACTTCTGGAGTTAAGGAGGCACCGTCACTTACCCATGCGGCAAATCGAGCATAATCTTCAATTGTGGTGAAGGTACTGGCAGCAGCATTAGGTACACGATTTTTAAGATGTTCACTGCTGATCAATTCTCCTTCCTCATCAAAGCCATTAGCTAGATTTTCAGATATTTCGTCAGACCATCCTAAGATTGTGTGATTCATTCCCAGGGGAGCAAAAACATTTTGATTCATTAGTTCTGTATAGGTTAGTCCTGTTTTATTTTCCATAGCCATACGGAGATATTGGTATCCTTCACCAGAATACTCATGTCTATCTCCAGGAGTGAATAAAAACCGTAATTTATTGGATCCACGCCAATTGGGAAATCCGCTTTGATGACTTAATACTAAACGAGCTGTTAATTTTTCCAATCGAGGATCATCCTTTACATCAGGATCTATCCAATACTTCATTAGTGGTTCATCCAGATCTGCCATACCATCCTGTACAAGATGCAAATAGGACAAGGCAAATAATGGTTTCGTCAGAGAAGCTACATTAAATATAGTCTCTTTGGTCACCATATTTGTAGGCGTTGCCAGCCCATAAGTCCCCACATAACTAATCTCGTTATTCTCAATAATGGCCAATGCCATACCTGGAACTTTGTACTTTGCCATCACATTCTGTGCTGCCTGATCTACAATATCCTTGTTTGTATCTGTCACAGATTTGCAAGAAATGATGCCGAATACTAAAAACAAAGAAATAACAATTACACGTAAATTAGTCTTCATAATAATAACTCCCCTAGCTTAGATTAAATATTACATACTTACTAAGATACAGCAAATCAGCTCAATAAAACTACATTTATCAGTATATTTATTAGGGTCTAACAAAAGGGGCCATTGTCATTAAATCTTTGTTTTCGAAAAAATTTGCTAATAGGGATATTTATATTTATCTGCTAGATCCAGGTGGACCTTACAATCAAGTATGAGTAGAGAATATAGGCGTATCAAGGACGCAGGTCTTAAAAAATAACAAATACAGTCAAACTACACAAATTTCTTTTTATTACTTATTATTACCTAATAAATTTGACAAACCCCAATTTATAAGCAATCATAACCTCAATAAGGAATAACAATGAATCAAGAATGGTATAGTGTAGATGAAATATCTACCATATTAAAGCTTCATAAAAAGACAGTACAACGATTTATCAGAGAAGGAAAAATCCAGGGAACGAAGATAGGAAGGAACTGGATGGTATCTCCTAACTCTCTAGCTCAGTTTGCCCACCAAGAACTAAGCACCATGCCCAATGAGTTGGAGGAGGAAAGAGAAGAACCATCTATGGAGGTAACAACTCATGTCACTTACAAAGGATATTCGTTATA from the Spirochaeta cellobiosiphila DSM 17781 genome contains:
- a CDS encoding pentapeptide repeat-containing protein, with amino-acid sequence MEDIQKKLIEHLMYVKSKGLEGNQLSFRNMDLRGEVFDNVYFYKVDFDGANLSGASFKGTTLDSINMEHTNCSHCDFTNSLFLDCYLNESDFSQAVWDKAILLNCFTYKATNLEYKSPSHQKLIDTAQHFIDNNERLKDTYKKVQEATDNILKPEVLYHAYVYVMDNGSSGGGYYYIDDQGNRNYLSPIRDIIDTQLRDEFDWAYQLFPPNTLVHRTLKRSQLPTVKGMGVKDLLEYIRSDIIPLPFPGSKLPEYTDFELTLNYQSKGEELGLSLRGIDYRTTPTTKIDRLPYGWEDPFKCLYYALDGKIKKIWIRYKKDSLIAQSIPAFPEHNIPLFKENLELPDLANDNLSLICEYLESGEEHKINHAIKSIKQNQQTSTFIKKRYDNLVATRLQKTEVNWADYSKGLLTPIDTKIFVNEQERYNLLDNIITFEYLKDYESKVLVDYMGSIIKNHLDMNSFIDKVKETSEESELITILDTEINRIKAELNQALGIYPDGWYEILLNRLLNIKLSKVTFQKTSFTEANTSLVLREYMFFLAMLVDAEEESFCFDIYQSDTPDLTEMFWLFRFVPDTIWIEVEPSFPNSPLTYKRDAYFRTEDEVDWELFQGEANRLADKAESYYNEGYFNIALDFINRAIDLEDDSLRFYVLKGAICGCLGYTKESLEAMSKAIKMEESETTLTNRAILYKQIGEDQKALRDMERVIEIDPDSSEAYTFIANIYHKMKDIDKVWTYLQLAATKDPYNMGMHLDTIELYMLEECFEEGVQYIHEFEDQILEDQEEGMRLLYLYLKACIYTGAGISIEAFESELRALLSQKIPTGWSLKYTREWLDKTKISKEAHEKITELTDLLDY
- a CDS encoding serine hydrolase domain-containing protein — its product is MKTNLRVIVISLFLVFGIISCKSVTDTNKDIVDQAAQNVMAKYKVPGMALAIIENNEISYVGTYGLATPTNMVTKETIFNVASLTKPLFALSYLHLVQDGMADLDEPLMKYWIDPDVKDDPRLEKLTARLVLSHQSGFPNWRGSNKLRFLFTPGDRHEYSGEGYQYLRMAMENKTGLTYTELMNQNVFAPLGMNHTILGWSDEISENLANGFDEEGELISSEHLKNRVPNAAASTFTTIEDYARFAAWVSDGASLTPEVFKEMSTLQSVHPNPIEFYGLGWRLTQMSESRTILEHDGREPGVRTLIMVDPVKDRAFVLLTNSSNGELVVPSMVKAIWPDGGDVLAQRDEDIWVYLAGIPEPAVQGMLGFISQSPSFVMKLLYAAKAGIVDPGSISSEENQELDQLIEDLVYGNFVGDISAEQVNEVFLQLGSPTEQGFHFYNLMTVDQVHQWMESMRALN
- a CDS encoding helix-turn-helix domain-containing protein, translating into MNQEWYSVDEISTILKLHKKTVQRFIREGKIQGTKIGRNWMVSPNSLAQFAHQELSTMPNELEEEREEPSMEVTTHVTYKGYSLYKASSISNSIMAALAEPDPTRGHVDFNFSYQESAQTARYSFTGDCDFMIQIMNMFKNMSLNQD